The Loxodonta africana isolate mLoxAfr1 chromosome 12, mLoxAfr1.hap2, whole genome shotgun sequence genome segment CAGCCCACCCTCACCCAGCACAGACAGAGACCCCTGCCTCCTGCtcctgtcaccagggctctgccccCAGCTTGTGCCATTCACCGGGATGCTGTCCTTAGGAATGCCAGATCCTGGGGCTGGTGGAGGCAGTGAAGGAATTGAAGCCCTCCTGTCTCTGTGGGGCAAATGGGGGTCTGGGCCCTAGTCCAGATACCAAGTCGAGCCTCACTGAGACCCTGGCCGACCAACCACCCTGTTAACAAACCCTGCCGACAGATCTCTGGGGCCCACAGCTCAGTGACTCCCCAGAAACCCCTCCTCTGCCCAGCTTGGTCCCCTCATATGAAAAGCTCCAAGTGTCCTTTGGGCTGTTGATCCCATGGCATGTCCCCTCTGCCCAGAGGCTCCCTCAGTTTGTGCTGGGGCCTCCCCTATTTTACCAGTCTTGGGCATCTTGGAGCTGGGGCCCGCGCTCCCCTGCCTCATCTCCCACTTGCTCTGACATGGcagcccccaccctcccctcagACCTGTGTTATTCCTGGCCCAGGTCCCAGCCCCTGGGGTAGACCCCCATGATGTTTCAAAGAAAGAAGATGGTCCCTCAGGTTATATACAGTCTCTAAACACTTCCCCTGCCAGTCCTTGTGGTTGCCCTGAAGTTTCCTGTGCTCTGCTGAGTCAGAAAGAATGTTATCTTGGTGATGGCTGTGTAGTGTATTTGCTGATGTTTGGGTGGCTGGTGGGTCAGGTGGGAGTATGTAGGGACCAAGTGGCTGGAAGGGGTACAGTCCCTTACACCTGATGAGGGCCTCTGGTTCACCAGCCTCTCAATCCCTCTTCTGAAGGGGGAATTGAGTCACAAAGGAGAAGTGGCTTGCTTGATATATCAAGATGGATGGTAGAAAGGGGCTTTGTCTAGTCCCTGAAGATGGTCAGACTTGGCCATGGCTGGGACTGGAGGAGCCCCAAGAGAGCTGAGGTTGTGAGGGGCTTGAAGCCAGGTCTTTTTGCTCTGGCGGGTATCTCTGGGACCCACCCAACACCcccatgcatgtacacacacatgcacgtgtgCAAGCACATGTGAGCACACAGTGGCCTGAGTGTCCTCTCAGAAGCATTCGGAGACCCCACCTCTCATGGGCTGACAGCCATGGAGACTGTACTCACTGCTGGGTGGCCCTGCCCACTGCAGGGTGGGAGTCTCTTTCCCTCTGGGCCTTGGGTCCCCATCTCTGAAGTGGAAACAGGAAGCCCTGGAACTCAGCATCTTAGGGAGAGAGGGATGGTCACAGGTCTCCCAGCTGACTCCACACTTGAGGGAGACCTTGAACTCCAGGAGTTGTAACTTTCAGCCCAAAATCTCCATGAATCAGTCGGCTGGTGTAGGCTGGTCAGGCTGGACAGAGGGATGCTCAGAACCTTGGCTGCACCCCCATCCCTCTggtcttccctctctccctcccttcctcctccttctcctcctcctcctttctcctccCCACCCAACGCCACCACATTTGGAAGGAAGGCTAAGGGAGCTTATTTATAAAAGTCACACTTGGGGAAGGAGCTGGTGCGTCTCCTCAGCACTCTGCAGGCCCAGCCCTCTAGCCTTCTCCAGCCCCCAGCTCATTGGGCTGGCTCTTCCACTTCTGCAAGTAAGAGCTCAGGGAAACGTTGGGGTCCTCAGGAGGCCAGCATGGGGGCCTCCACACTGTAGACAGGCCCTCAGAGGTCAGCAGGGCAAGCCCTTGGGGGGAAGGTGGGAAAGGCAGCCAGAGAGGGACAGGGATGGCCCAAACCACACAGCCCAGGAGAGACTTCAGGGACAGGTATCCCCAGACAGCCCTGCCCTTGCATTCAGCTGCCCCATTACCCTCTACTCAGGCCTCCCTGGTTTTCTCTCTGGGGACTTCTGGAGCTGACCCAGAGCATGTTCTGGGCCCAGAGCATGTTTATCTACGTGGTGGACCATGTGGGGCTGACCCACCTTCTCTGGGCCCAGAGCGTGTTAATCTACATTATGAACCTTGTGGGAACTGAGGAGGGTGCAGGAAGAGGAGCTGGATTTGAAGAGAAGGGAGGGTGATCCAAAAGGCGGGACTGGTGTGAataaaggcagagagagagaggctatgTGTTGGACCTGGAGAACAATGGGAAGTCCTGACCCCACCAGGCCTCCTGGGGCCCTGAGGTCCTGAGCAGCCGCATCACTGGAGCTGCCAGGGCAGGCCTGGTGGGCCAGCCCAGTGTCCCCCTCTTTGCCTACAAGTTCCCTTGTCACTCACTGTCTGCTGGAAAGAGACTGGGGACCAGGAGGGCAACACAGTGCAGGTTTGGTCCTTAACCTCTGTGagcccattttctcatctgtgatgTGGAACCAGTAGTATCCACCTTGCAGGATGGCATAAATGAGGGTGTAAAAATAGCGGGCCGGGGTAGACCTCAGCACACACCTAATTGCTGCTTCCCTCCTTCCTGCCCATCACCTCCCTGGGATTTCCCAGAATAAACAATGGACTGGGGCACATTTTCATCTGGGTGCAGATGGAATGACCATCAGGGACCAGCTAGTCCAGCCTACTATCTAGCAAATGGGAATACTGAGGTCCAGGAAGGACCAGGCCTTACCTGGGTCACGAGGTGCCTCGGTGGCAGAGCCAGGCCTCTTTCACTCCCTGAGCTGCTCTGGGGCCCTGCTGAGGGGCAGCGGAGCTGAGAGCTGGGTACCTCAGGTggaggaggaggtgagagagggcaGGGACTGGGGCTGGAGGGCCCTCTTTCCTGGAGCCCCTGCTTGGCCTCACACACCCCTGACTCAGCTCTGGGCCTCTCTGCACTAGAGATATTGACTTTGATTAGTCACtaaagagaggaaaggaaaaaaaaatagccctcGAGGCAGACAACACCGACTGCTGCTCAACCAGGCTTCAGTAATGAATCAACCTGCTGCCTGGCCAGCCGCCATCCTCTGGGACGGGCCTGGAGGCTGTCCAGCCTCTGAGCCTCTTGGAGGACTCAGACTCATTTCTGGGAAGGTGTCCTGGAATCCTAGAGCCTCTGCCCAGAGGCTGCCTCCCTCCCTGGCCATATCCACCCACTGAGGTTCTTGCAGGGTCTTCTTGACCTGAAGGTCAGTCAGCGCTGCTTCCTACTCCCTGACTTCTGTTCCTGGTTGAGCAGGCTGGAGGCGAGGGGGTGAGACCAGGCCATGGCTCTCTTCTGTGAATGGGCTTTTAAAAAATCCCCACCGGTCCCACCCCCATAAATTCCGATCAGTCCCTCAAGGTGGAGCCCCGGAAGCTATTTATTAAAAATTCCTCCAGGGGATTCTGGTGCTTTCCCAGGATTGAGCACCACTGAGTTAGGAACAAAGAGCAGCAGACAGATTGGATGTTGGCTGGATATGAGAGGAGGCAGATGGTGGGATGCCCCCAGGTGTCTGGCCTGGGTGGGGGCTCTGGGGAACAGGAGGGCCTTGAGGGGTTTTAGAGGAGGGAGCCCAGGAGAGAGGTACAGCCTGGTTTGGTATGGTACCACGCAGGCTGCCCCTTTGATGTCTGCGTAGGTGTGTCCAGGAGACGTTGGACCTCGAGCTGGTTGTGCCCCTCAGCTCCAGCTGCCATCTCCATGCTGAAGCTGCCCAATTGCCCAGCTCCAACCCAGCCCTCCTTCTGGAGCTGTGACTGTCACTCAGAGAGGGCACTCATCATTCAGCAGTTAACAGGGTGCCTACTCTGTTCCCAGCAGCCAGCGGGCCAGAAGGGTGTCCTCTCAAAGAGTACATGTGTACGACGGCCACCTGGCCAGCCCAGGACGCCAGCAAGGCAGCCACACCAGGCTGGCTGCATTATTGAGTTCCGTCTGGGTCAGGAGTGTGTCTTCTttgggggcaggggaggtggGAGGATGACATCCTACAACCTTGTcatttattcgttgtccagtgaGAACTGATTATGGGCCCGACTTAGTCTGGAGGCGGTCTCTAGACAGGTGCCACAGGGCTTGGATGTGGGTGGGGTGGCCTGGGTGCCAAGAGTCAGGAGCCATCCAATTCTTACAGGCTGGAACAAGCAGAATGAAAGTCCATCACTGGAGACAGCAGTAGGGAGGGGCTTGGGGCTTTCCTTGGCAGGAAGTGCTATGTAATTTTTGGCTGTATTAGTAGAGGTAGACCATGtagagagagggaggggagaggtcagCCCTTTGGCACTGCTCAGACCACAGTCAGCAGGTTCTGTTTATTTGGTTACCTGCAGGAGAAGACAGGTGGCACACAACAAGGCTGAGGCAGGGGCTGCAATTTAGGGCCCCTGGGAAGGCTCTGAAGGAGAGAGAATGCTCAACTTGAGAAGAGAAACCCAGTAAGGATGGGGATGCTGCCTTGAGATTTCTGGTAGAGCCGCTTCAGAAAGAGGGCACTGTTAGGTTCTTTTTGGCCTAGGGCCAAACCACAGGAAAGGAAGGACTGTCTAACATCAGGGCCTCCAGCACTAGGCAGGTCCCTTAGGGCTCCAATAGGGATGTGGTCAGTGTGCTGGGAACCAGAGGAACTTGGGGAGCAACTGGGGAAGGCTTCCAGAAGAAGGTGGCATTCGTGGATGAGGGGAATGTCTGCCTCAGGGAGTCCGTTCCAGGCAAAGGGAGTTGCTTGGGGAAGGCAGGGTGGTGGTTGTAGGTGCGGTGTGGGGATGTGAGGGTCAGGCCTCAGGCTGGGGTGGTGGGATGaagaggaggggtgggggtgaGAGGACTTGGTGAGGATGGGTGTGGGGCAAAGGGGGACAGTCTGTTTGGACCATCATCCCAAGGTTTTCTTAGATCTACAGCTGGTTTGTACAAGGCTGTGAGGTCAGGCCCTAAACCCTCTGATTGGCTTTGGGGCCACCCTCAAAGCCACCTCCGTGGTGGACCCCACCCTAGGTACCGGCAAACCCTGCCCCGGGTCTCCCTTCCCCTGCTCTGCACTCATAGACAGGACCTGGAGGAGGGCCTGGGTgtccctcccacccaccctctgCTGGAAAAAAGACCCAGTTCAGCCTTCAGCCCTGGAGGAGGCTGTGGAGGGAGCAGGTCAGAGCTAGCCGGCCACCTTGAGAAAAtacatcctcattttacagatgagcaggCTGGTCCCAGAAAGGGACACCAGCCAGGCCTCAGGGGTCTCTGGGACAGGGGCTGGTAGTGCCTCTCCTCTCTGGGATTCAGGGGCCTTTGTCTTTGGCCTGAGTGGCCATCATTACTCTTTCTGGGGAGGGAGCTGGAAAATTCTTACTCATCTACCTCTGGGCAGCGGAAGGACAGGGCAGGAGGAGCATTAAATGGTGGGAACTCCATTTAATGGGTGGGCTTGGTAGGGGGGTGGCCACCTGGTGACAGCCACAGGCTCTTGTGTTGAGTAGGGTGTGAATTTAATTAGCTGCTGGGGGAGGAGGTGTGATGTCTTGATGGGAAGACGCCCCTCCCACACGCACCCCCGCCAGTTTGGGGGGGTCCTGGTATATGCTGAGCTGTCACCACCTGCTCAGTCTTCCCTCCCCACAGCCAGGCGTCACTGTTCCCATCTCTCATAGGAGAAATCAGCAGTGGGCGCCCCCCAGCCATACCCCGTCCCCATGGGGCACTGAGAAAGGAGGAAGCAGGACCTAACCCTAGAAAGTGGTTTGAGAAGTGGCAGCCCCTGCCCTGGGGTGGCCAAACTAGGAATCCTTGCCTTGCTGTGGAGGGCAGCCTTggccttgctggcagagtgggccGACCCTGGCAGACCCAAGGTGTAGGGCGGACAGTAATGACCACCCCCTGTATGCTGGGAAGTCAGACCTATCATTACCCGCCCCATGCTGAGGAGTGGCTTTGGTACAGGTGCTTCTGGGGCAGGTGGGCCAGGACCACCACCTGTGTATGGGGCCTACGGCAGCCTGGAGCCAAGTGGCAACATGACTAATGTCTCGTGCCTGCCAGGCCCAGCTTTAGGCCTAGAGGAGGGAGAATCAACTTCCAGTGTCAAGACGgacaggaaagaggagagagtgCCTAAGGGCTGAGTGGGCAAACCTAGCACCCAGCAGGGCCCCATAGACCATATCTCTCAGGACTGTCTGAGGCACTGTGGAGAGAGCCCACAGGGTGGGGCGTTAGTAGTGCCCAGGCCTGGGACAGACAGTCATGCCTCCCCCTACATAGCCCTCCCTGGAAAAGGAGCCTGGGAACTCAGGGCTCCATCTTAATCAAATCTGAGGGGTGTGGCTGAGTCCTTGAGCATGGAGAACACTGGCTGCAGGACAGCCTGTTTCAGGCAAGGCCTGGGGGAGCAGGGGCCAGATGCAGGCTCAGCTAATGATACACACCCAGCCTTTGGGTGGCTTCAGGCTCAGGGGCTGCAGGCCACAGACACCAAGCCCTAGGGTCTGCTTGCCCAGCCAGAGGCAGGGCCTCCCCAGCTGCACCCTGGGGTGAGGGGTGTGCAGGGACCACCCTGGTTATGTGGGAAAGGGGCAGCTGGCCAGGGGAAGGAGTCCCAGGCCAGGCCATAGAGACTGGGTCCTGTCACTAACCTGATAGGCTGGGCCTATGTCCCCGGGGTCCTCCCACTGTCACTGGTGAAGGCTGGAAGCCGAGGGCACAGCTTGCAAGTGGTCCCAGGAGAGAGGGGTATGGCTGGGGCCTGGAGCTGCACCCTGTCTGCATGTGTCCGTGCACCATGTCTCTGCCCGTGTGCTGGGGTCTCGTGGGACCCAGAGGCCCTACCGCAGTCCACTCATGTGCACTCCTCCCTAAGCAGGCCAAGGACAGCGATGACGATGATGATGTCACTGTCACCGTGGACCGAGAGCGCTTCATGGACGAGTTTTTTGAACAGGTGGGAGCCAGCCCACCCCATCTCTCCCTGTACACTGGCTGACCTAGGGGGCCTCATGTCACCTGTGAGCCAGGCCTAGCACTCTGACACTGTGCTGGCTCAGCAGCCCAGGAGGAAAGCAGGGAATGAACCCATTCTGAGGGCAAGTAGACTGAGCTCAGAAGAGAGCTTGGGACTGGAACTCCCCACTGCTCCCTACTCCTGCCAAGAAGGGTTCTTGGAGACAGCCCCCCCACCTCGGGCCCGTCCACCTGAAGCCTGGCCCTGGGCCCAGggagcccctcccctccctgctgtCACCCCTGACGGCCTCGCCGTGGTCCCCAGGTGGAGGAGATCCGTGGCTTCGTTGACAAGATCTCGGAGAGCGTGGAGGAGGTGAAGCGGAAGCACAGTGCCATTCTggcctcccccaaccctgacgAGAGTGAGTGGGAGGTGGGGCTACCACGGGGGAGTTCTTGGCACTGCTGGAGGCTGAGGGCACCCAGGCCTGGCCAGGTGAGGGGATCCACGGACGGAAGGAGCTTCAGAAGGAAACCTCCATCCCAGGCCCACGGTGATGGAGTGAGTGGCCAAGGACCACTGGAGACTTAGTCGAGGGAGGGGCAGCCTTctggggcctggggtggggcACAGGCAGCCAGCCCCACCCTCACCAGGTGAGGTGGCTTTTCTCTAAGGCCACAGGGCCAGCTGCAGCCCTGGAATctgggcaggaggagggaggacTCTGGGAGGGAGGAGTCTCAGATCACTAGGAGGCCTTTCAGCCcagcccctccctctccctcgcCTCCCCAGGGAGCAGATGGCGGCTCTGAGGTGGCAGTGCTATGGGAGGGCAGGCCGGCCAGGCAGGCAGAGCTTCCGGAAGGAGCTGGCAGCCCTGGCACCTGGCCATCTTGGTACCCTAGATCTGGGCAGTCTCCGCTCTAGCCGCCCCTCTCTCTCCACACAGGGAGCTGCTGTGTGCCTGGATTCCCCTGTCCCCACAGGTGTCCCTGACCTGGCTGTCACAGTCTCTGTTGAGGTGTTGATGACTACGCTAATAGGGCCAGGCTGACAGGGGGTGGCTCACCGTTGGTCCCAGTGAGGCAATGACTAGCCTCTGAGGCACCTGCTTCCTCCATGGGATACCCCCACGTCTCTGGCTCCTTTAGATGGTATCAGTCTGTGGGGCCCAATGGGGACAGCACAGGCCCTCAAGGGGAAGGACCTGGGACCCCGAGCCGGCCACCCAGTCCTGTTCTCCCCTGGCACTCAGGGTGGGGTTTTTATCGTCTCCAACACTGACTGCCAGTTTGTGACCCCACCCCCAGGTCACTGGCGTTCTTAAGAACCCAGAGTAAGTCTTCCCACAGCTCCAAGGTGTACTTGAATCTGAGGCTGTTGCCACACCCACCGAGCCCAGTGCCAGGCCCTCTGGAGCCAGGATGCTGCAGTGGGAGCTGGGGGACTGCCTGGGAAAGGGGGAAAGGAGAGCGGGCTGGCCAAGGTGGGGGACATCAGCGCAGACATcagccccaccctccccagggctTTGTCTGGGGCAGCCAGCCTGTGCTGCAGTGTGTCTGCTGTACTTCATGCCCCTGTGTCCCTGTGTGGGGTCAGGAGGTGGCTgcagggggagggaacagagtAAAGAGCCTGGGAATTGGTGCTCTCACTGGCAGCGTGGGCCTGGGGCTCCCATAGGCCATCTTCTGCACTGCTGTCCCTGGACCACCTGGTCAGGGGGAGTGGCTCAGAGTCGCCCTCTGTTAGCTGAGCAGTTGGAACCCCTCAGAAGGTCACTGCATGGGCTGTGACAGGTGCTCGCCGAGGGGCTCAAGGACAGAGGCAGAGCAGAGCTGGCAGGAAGGATGGTGGGGAGTGGGTGCTCTCCTGGGCCAAGGCTGATTCTGCCTTCTCTGGGGGCTGCCATCCGGGCTGGGCTATTTTGGGTCTGAGAAAGGAGGCTGAGACGTTGGAGCAGCTGGTAACCGAGTTTTCCTTTGTTCACACAAACAAGGCACCCTCCTCCACTCCTCAGAGCCCTCCAGCTGCCTCTCATGCTCCACTTGGGAGGGAGCCCTATCTCTGGCCTTCCTAATAGGCCACTGCATCCCCTCCCGTAGGAGAAACACCCAcccagaagcaagcagagggtgtGTTTGGAGGGGGTACAGCCAGGAGCTCAGACCTGGCTTTCCAGAGCAGGGAGTTGGAGGGCTGCCCTGAAGTTTGGGGGTTGCCAGGACCCATTGCTGTGCCCTGCGCCCCTGGGGAAGCAGCCAGCCCAGCCCACTTTGCCAGCCAGCTCCTTGCAGAGAACGGGGTGAGCCGGCTACTCCCACAGCCGCTGCCAGCTCGAGGGCAATGGTTCCATCTGGAAAAAGGACCAGAAACCCTATGCCCCACCCTCCCCCAACGTCGCCCAGCTACCTGCCACCTCCAGGGCTGGTGATCCCCAGGGGCTCACCAAGGTTAGGTGCCCCCGGCCCCTCCCACCCACTGGGCATTCAGCTCTCGGCCTCCACAGAGCTCAGCACATGGGGAGGGGCAGCTGTGGGGGTAGAACGAGGGCAGCCCTGGCCAGAGTGAGGCTGTGCCCCAGGGAATGTGGGGTCAAGGAGGCATCTCTCCACTGGCTAGATGCTCACCCAGAGCCACCAGGTAAGCTACCTAGCTGAGCCCGTATCCCCACCTTCGACTCGGGCAACTGTCAAGTAAGTGGGCCCCGGTGCCAACTCCAGcatcaccagctgcttctcaatTACTTCTGCCTGAAATTTAGACCCATCTGTTATCTGCTGGCGGGGAGccagagagggaggaggggaTGCCTTGGAAGGCAGTGAGGAGTGGGCGAGGCTGCAGCTGGCATGGCCCTGACCCAGGACTGGAGGGGCAGGCAGAGCCTTAGTCAGGGAGGAAGGGGAGGTAGCCAGTGTCCCCCATCGGGCCCCTGTGTGGGGGCTGTACCTGGACATCAGGCAGTTGGGAACCCAGAGTGTCTACcctgctccctctgcctcccCAGAGACAAAGGAGGAGCTGGAGGAACTCATGTCTGACATAAAGAAGACGGCGAACAAAGTTCGTTCCAAGTTAAAGAGTGAGTCTGCGCTCAGGCCTTGTTTGGGAGCCAAGGCACTACAGGTCCGCCTACTCGTTAGCCCCTGGGGGCTCGCTCCCCTGCACTGGTGGGTTGGATCTTGTGTTCCTCTATGAGGGTGCCATTGTGTGCTCATTCACTCAACAGCTCCGTGGCAAACCTGGGTGAGCCAGGCTCTGGGCTGGGCCTGCGACCCAGATGCCCAAGGCCTTGTCCAGGGCATGCCCCACTCTGGGCACCCCAGTGAGCTGCTTCAACTAAAGGGTTAATGAGGGGCTAACTGGGCAACACTGGCTGTGCCATGCAGAGGCCCCATGTGCTGTGTGGCCGtggacatgcacacacaccccaaaaTTTACAGGCCTAGGCTGCTCTTTTGCAGGGGGGCCCCTGGTTGGGTGCACGGCTTTCTGGGGCAGATACTGGGTGGGCCTGAGCCAccaggcctggcacatagtaggttctcaTACACACAGCTTGATGCGTGACAGGCTTTCCAAGTGGGTGTGCATGGGAACAGGTGTACATACCCCTGAGTACACACCTGCTCAGCCCCTCCTCCATCATGCATGTTTTCCTCCCAGTGTGCCCCCTCTGCTGGCCACCTGCAGACTCCCCGAGCCCCCATTTGTTCCCGGGGCCTGAGCCAGATCCTGGGCATGTGGGATGGTACGGGTGGCGGCAGTGGTGAGTGGGGACTGTCGCTCAGCAGCCCTGTGCTCACCCAGGCATGGAGCAGAGCATCGAGCAGGAGGAGGGCCTGAACCGCTCCTCCGCCGACCTGCGGATCCGGAAGACACAGGTGCAGGCAGGGACCTCGGGCGGCGGTGCAGGTGCCTAAGACTGGCCGGGCCTGACACCGCACCCCCGTCTCCCGCACCCAGCACTCCACGCTGTCCCGGAAGTTCGTGGAGGTCATGTCCGAGTACAACGCAACACAGTCTGACTACCGTGAGCGCTGCAAGGGCCGCATCCAGAGGCAGCTCGAGATCAGTAAGCTGGGGGGTGCAGCCAGGCTGAGGGGTGGGGCCAGAGGTGGGGCGGGGCCCGGGATGAagggtggggcggggtggggccAGAGGTGGGGCGGG includes the following:
- the STX1A gene encoding syntaxin-1A isoform X2, which codes for MKDRTQELRTAKDSDDDDDVTVTVDRERFMDEFFEQVEEIRGFVDKISESVEEVKRKHSAILASPNPDEKTKEELEELMSDIKKTANKVRSKLKSMEQSIEQEEGLNRSSADLRIRKTQHSTLSRKFVEVMSEYNATQSDYRERCKGRIQRQLEITGRTTTSEELEDMLESGNPAIFASGIIMDSSISKQALSEIETRHSEIIKLENSIRELHDMFMDMAMLVESQGEMIDRIEYNVENSVDYVERAVSDTKKAVKYQSKARRKKILIVICCVVLGIVIASTFGGIFG
- the STX1A gene encoding syntaxin-1A isoform X1; translation: MKDRTQELRTAKDSDDDDDVTVTVDRERFMDEFFEQVEEIRGFVDKISESVEEVKRKHSAILASPNPDEKTKEELEELMSDIKKTANKVRSKLKSMEQSIEQEEGLNRSSADLRIRKTQHSTLSRKFVEVMSEYNATQSDYRERCKGRIQRQLEITGRTTTSEELEDMLESGNPAIFASGIIMDSSISKQALSEIETRHSEIIKLENSIRELHDMFMDMAMLVESQEWEAQPRPGQMRALLPGANSCGEKGRPRVLS